A window of the Synechococcus sp. JA-3-3Ab genome harbors these coding sequences:
- the eno gene encoding phosphopyruvate hydratase, giving the protein METAIEWITAHEILDSRGQPTLEALVGLANGATGLAQVPSGASTGTFEAHELRDGDPKRYGGKGVLRAVENILGPIQSELRGEDALNQARIDQLLIDLDGTPNKSQLGANAILAVSLATAKAAASAVGLPLYRYLGGPFANLLPAPLMNVLNGGAHADNNLDIQEFMIVPIGAPSFREALRYGAEVFAALKQVLRQRGLSTGVGDEGGFAPNLDSNAAALDLLMTAIEQAGYRPGEDIALALDVAANELLQDGQYHFEGKARSAEQMVNYYEQLLANYPILSLEDGLAEEDWAGWQAMTARLGSRVQLVGDDLFVTNPARLQKGIDSGAANAILIKLNQIGTLTETVSTIQLAVQAGFRTLISHRSGETEDTTIADLAVATRAGQIKTGSLCRSERIAKYNQLLRIEDELGEAAVYAGRVGLGPRGLPARSR; this is encoded by the coding sequence GTGGAAACGGCCATCGAGTGGATTACCGCCCATGAGATCCTCGACTCCCGGGGGCAGCCGACCTTAGAAGCTTTGGTGGGCCTAGCCAATGGGGCAACCGGCTTGGCCCAGGTGCCCAGTGGCGCTTCGACCGGCACTTTTGAGGCCCACGAGCTGCGGGACGGGGATCCCAAGCGCTACGGGGGCAAGGGTGTGCTGAGGGCAGTGGAAAACATCCTCGGCCCCATCCAGTCGGAGCTGCGAGGGGAAGATGCCCTTAACCAGGCCCGCATCGACCAGTTGCTGATCGATCTGGACGGCACCCCCAACAAGTCGCAACTGGGAGCCAATGCCATCTTGGCAGTTTCTTTGGCTACAGCTAAGGCGGCTGCCAGTGCAGTGGGCCTGCCTTTGTACAGGTACCTGGGTGGACCCTTTGCCAACCTGCTGCCGGCGCCGCTGATGAATGTGCTTAACGGCGGCGCCCACGCCGACAACAACCTCGATATTCAAGAATTTATGATCGTGCCCATCGGAGCACCCAGCTTTCGCGAGGCGCTGCGCTACGGAGCCGAGGTGTTTGCAGCCCTAAAACAAGTGCTGCGGCAGAGGGGACTGTCCACGGGGGTGGGGGATGAAGGCGGATTTGCCCCCAACCTCGACTCCAACGCCGCAGCTTTGGATCTATTGATGACGGCTATTGAACAGGCGGGCTACAGGCCAGGGGAGGATATCGCCTTGGCCTTGGACGTGGCGGCCAACGAGCTGCTGCAGGATGGGCAGTACCACTTCGAGGGCAAAGCCCGCAGCGCCGAGCAGATGGTGAACTACTACGAGCAACTGCTGGCCAACTATCCCATCCTCTCCCTGGAAGACGGGCTGGCGGAAGAAGATTGGGCCGGCTGGCAGGCCATGACCGCCCGCTTGGGATCCCGGGTGCAACTGGTGGGGGACGACCTGTTTGTAACCAACCCGGCCCGGCTGCAGAAAGGCATCGACAGCGGCGCTGCCAACGCCATTTTGATCAAGCTCAACCAGATCGGCACCCTGACAGAGACGGTCTCGACCATTCAACTGGCCGTTCAGGCGGGCTTTCGCACCCTCATCAGCCACCGCTCCGGTGAGACAGAAGACACCACCATCGCCGACCTGGCGGTGGCCACCCGCGCCGGCCAGATCAAAACTGGATCCCTTTGTCGCAGCGAGCGCATCGCCAAGTACAACCAACTGCTGCGCATCGAAGACGAGCTGGGGGAAGCGGCCGTCTATGCCGGTCGGGTGGGCCTGGGGCCTAGGGGGTTGCCGGCGCGGAGTCGCTAG
- a CDS encoding mechanosensitive ion channel family protein, with product MGVRVQRAIRDSVLLKGAALAVGLIAGIGLWLLPAPVSKAAGIPVAQALELRDPGFSHPTPAEAPTLEGSPSPTSSPLRIPLTGQEGTEVLVGNIPVFRLQTAEYPSDVRADNVRAIIERFLEEGQLPEPEVRVAQDANGQYVLRLGERGRFEATQRYLFTVTYADAAAERRVPLGQVSLNDVRLVANTWARRLEQAIAEYRQDRLDLQRAQDPRVLMLTILAGLATVAVGFFLWRLFDRSLVRLQSWLELKADPAWGSWIDIAGLLLRGLGAILIAGISLDRGISFIPALRPFQRAFYLGLGRVVATALGVLTQPLPNSSLSIASLLVFFVLAALVFTVAHYVSVGFKQRFLSRLGLDLGTQESTTAIFKYILTLFGILLVLPFSGLNLGSLAVIAGAVGLGIGFGLQNLSNNYISYIAILLERPIQVGDLVEVDNLLGIVERIGPRATVLRTLDRIFVIVPNSRFTESKVVNWSYRDPRCRIHIPVGVAYGSDTTLVTEALLSAAKENPRVLSSPAPQVWLKSFGPSSLNFELLVWINRPQDQFVLISELNFAIEAEFRRRGIRIPFPQQDIHIRSLEGFAPPSQNGGSRSLPDAASIQSALSEAAKSLEDQNGVS from the coding sequence ATGGGCGTTCGGGTCCAACGAGCCATTCGAGACTCTGTCCTGCTGAAGGGAGCGGCCCTGGCGGTGGGGCTGATAGCCGGGATTGGCCTCTGGCTCCTGCCCGCTCCGGTCTCCAAGGCTGCTGGGATCCCGGTGGCCCAAGCCCTCGAGTTGCGGGATCCCGGCTTTTCCCACCCCACTCCTGCCGAAGCGCCAACTCTTGAGGGATCCCCTTCCCCGACCTCTAGCCCACTGCGGATCCCCTTGACCGGCCAAGAGGGCACAGAAGTCTTGGTGGGGAACATTCCGGTGTTTCGCCTGCAGACGGCAGAATACCCCAGCGATGTGCGGGCCGACAACGTGCGGGCAATCATTGAGCGCTTCTTGGAAGAAGGCCAGTTGCCAGAGCCGGAGGTACGGGTGGCCCAGGATGCCAACGGCCAGTACGTCCTCCGCCTGGGAGAAAGAGGTCGCTTTGAGGCCACCCAGCGGTATCTGTTTACCGTCACCTATGCCGACGCCGCCGCCGAGCGCAGGGTGCCGCTGGGCCAGGTGAGCCTCAACGACGTGCGTCTGGTGGCCAACACTTGGGCGCGGCGGCTGGAGCAAGCCATTGCCGAGTACCGGCAGGATCGGCTGGATCTGCAGCGGGCGCAGGATCCGCGCGTGCTGATGCTCACCATCCTGGCCGGGCTGGCCACCGTGGCAGTGGGGTTCTTTCTCTGGCGGCTGTTCGACCGCAGTCTCGTCCGCCTGCAAAGTTGGTTGGAGCTCAAGGCCGACCCGGCCTGGGGGAGCTGGATCGACATCGCAGGGCTGCTGCTGCGAGGCCTGGGGGCAATTCTCATTGCCGGCATCTCTCTGGATCGCGGCATCAGCTTTATACCTGCCCTGCGGCCTTTTCAGCGCGCTTTTTACCTGGGCTTGGGGCGCGTGGTGGCCACGGCGCTGGGCGTCCTCACCCAACCGCTGCCCAATTCCAGCCTCTCCATCGCCAGCTTGCTGGTCTTTTTTGTGCTGGCCGCTTTGGTCTTCACCGTTGCCCACTACGTCAGCGTTGGCTTTAAGCAGCGGTTTCTGAGCCGGCTGGGACTGGATCTGGGCACCCAGGAGTCTACAACGGCCATCTTCAAGTACATCCTCACCCTGTTCGGGATCCTCTTGGTCTTGCCCTTCAGTGGCCTCAATTTGGGATCCCTGGCGGTGATTGCCGGGGCGGTGGGTTTGGGGATCGGTTTTGGTCTGCAAAACCTCTCCAACAACTACATCAGCTACATCGCCATCCTGCTGGAGCGCCCCATCCAAGTCGGGGATCTGGTGGAAGTGGACAACCTGCTCGGCATCGTGGAGCGCATTGGCCCGCGGGCCACCGTCCTGCGCACTTTGGATCGCATCTTTGTAATCGTGCCCAACTCCCGCTTCACCGAGTCGAAGGTGGTGAACTGGAGCTACCGGGATCCCCGCTGTCGCATCCACATTCCCGTGGGCGTGGCCTACGGCTCCGATACCACCTTGGTCACCGAAGCCCTGCTCAGCGCCGCCAAGGAAAATCCGCGGGTACTGAGCAGCCCCGCCCCGCAGGTGTGGCTCAAGTCTTTTGGCCCCTCTTCCCTCAACTTTGAGCTGCTGGTGTGGATCAACCGGCCCCAGGATCAATTTGTCTTGATCAGCGAGCTGAACTTTGCCATCGAAGCAGAGTTTCGCCGGCGTGGGATCCGCATCCCCTTCCCCCAGCAAGATATTCACATTCGCAGCCTCGAAGGATTTGCTCCCCCCAGTCAAAACGGCGGATCCCGTTCCCTGCCCGATGCCGCTTCCATTCAGTCCGCCCTCAGCGAAGCGGCAAAATCGTTGGAAGACCAAAATGGCGTTTCCTGA
- the pxcA gene encoding proton extrusion protein PcxA codes for MLSRLGQWISSTPLRSLDRAYEAALRIKAIEDRYFQGGSIGSNGNHGQNTSRYFQIQLRQELRQIDLSLAEFRASSVFSRLPDPEQNGSGPPFSSDKDQAKEAPVGPSENDGKDAENGRQSRDPSILEKLEFIDQVTSRYKRPAAQPRSTSPPPKSQEQPEPLTSSQPEPSDPSIKTNLAKTNLDNSNAPVASKTALLPRSILRTANQIRRELSSQAEEELLQEYRSQRTRTLVAVRFLLLLAILPLLVQIFSKHFLFGPLVDRFQPREPTILALSYEFQEKALSEFEFFKEKIEFERALHHQSPELDLESEDQLSKKAEELLQKYSRKNLEGLKNVLADVLSLLVFGWLILIGREEIEVLKSFLDRLIYGLSDSAKAFIIILFTDVFVGYHSPHGWEVLLSSLAAHLGLPENRNFIYGFIATFPVFLDTLFKYWIFRYLNRVSPSAVATYHAMND; via the coding sequence GTGTTGAGCAGGCTCGGCCAATGGATCTCAAGTACTCCCCTACGCTCCCTCGATCGAGCCTATGAAGCTGCCCTGCGCATCAAAGCCATCGAAGACCGCTACTTTCAGGGGGGATCCATCGGCAGCAACGGAAACCACGGCCAAAACACCAGCCGCTACTTTCAGATCCAATTGCGCCAGGAATTGCGTCAAATTGATCTTAGTTTAGCGGAGTTCAGGGCCAGTAGCGTTTTTTCTCGCCTGCCGGATCCCGAGCAAAATGGCAGCGGCCCTCCCTTCTCTTCCGACAAAGATCAGGCCAAAGAGGCCCCCGTCGGCCCTTCTGAAAACGACGGTAAAGACGCTGAAAATGGCCGGCAAAGTCGGGATCCCTCGATTTTGGAAAAGCTGGAGTTTATCGATCAGGTGACCTCGCGCTACAAGCGCCCCGCTGCTCAACCCAGGTCCACCTCCCCTCCGCCCAAGTCTCAAGAGCAACCAGAGCCACTGACCTCAAGCCAGCCGGAGCCCTCCGATCCCTCCATCAAGACCAATCTTGCTAAGACAAACCTCGACAACAGCAATGCCCCGGTTGCCTCTAAAACGGCCCTCCTGCCTCGCTCCATCCTGCGTACGGCCAACCAGATCCGCCGTGAGCTGAGTTCGCAGGCAGAAGAAGAGCTGCTCCAGGAGTATCGCAGCCAACGCACGCGCACACTGGTGGCAGTTCGGTTTTTGTTGCTGCTGGCCATTTTGCCGCTGCTTGTCCAGATTTTCTCGAAACACTTCCTGTTCGGGCCGTTGGTGGATCGCTTTCAGCCGCGGGAGCCCACCATCCTGGCTCTGAGCTACGAATTTCAAGAAAAGGCTCTCTCCGAGTTTGAGTTTTTCAAGGAAAAAATAGAGTTTGAGCGGGCTTTACACCACCAATCTCCAGAGCTCGACCTGGAATCCGAAGACCAACTGTCCAAGAAGGCAGAGGAGTTGCTGCAAAAATACAGCCGTAAGAATTTGGAAGGCCTCAAGAACGTCCTTGCCGACGTGCTATCGCTGCTGGTGTTTGGCTGGCTGATCCTCATCGGGCGCGAGGAAATTGAAGTTCTCAAGTCTTTTTTGGATCGCCTGATCTATGGCCTCAGCGACAGTGCCAAGGCTTTCATTATTATTCTCTTCACAGATGTGTTCGTCGGCTACCACTCTCCCCATGGCTGGGAGGTGCTGCTGAGCAGCTTAGCTGCCCACCTGGGTCTGCCAGAAAACCGCAATTTTATCTACGGCTTTATTGCCACTTTTCCGGTTTTCCTCGATACACTCTTTAAGTACTGGATCTTCCGCTACTTGAACCGCGTATCGCCGTCGGCGGTGGCCACCTACCACGCCATGAACGATTGA
- a CDS encoding glycosyltransferase, whose translation MTHPLHYWRQKNRYYHEDLERLHRFFVPPGLRILEIGSGTGSLLNALQPSFGVGIDWDAEIVAQAQRQFPHLHFRVQDAHTLDKQDPILAEPFDVILLVNTLGYLADVQQVFERLRRFCTPRTRLILSYHNPLWEPLLSLATVLKQRMPLPAANWLSAGDVANLLHLAGYEVIQQGKRLLLPRRIPLLSTLINRFIAPLPGINALCLTEYTIARPQPDPAWDPPLEEQPSCTVVIPARNEAGNIRRCVQQLPEMGSRTEIIFVEGHSSDDTWAEIQRVQDEYQGIRTIQALRQEGKGKGDAVRKGFAAASGDVLIILDADLTVQAEELPKFFRAVASGRCDFANGCRLVYPLKPEAMPRLNQWANRFFAALLSHILGIRIKDSLCGTKALWREDYWQIAKLRQEWGDFDPFGDFDLLLGAAKRTLKILDIPVRYFPRTYGRSNIQHVRDGLRLLQICAFALSRFKGS comes from the coding sequence TTGACCCACCCCCTGCACTACTGGCGGCAAAAAAACCGCTACTACCACGAGGATCTGGAGCGGCTGCACCGCTTCTTCGTTCCCCCAGGCCTGCGCATTCTGGAAATCGGCTCCGGCACCGGATCCCTGCTCAACGCTTTGCAGCCCAGTTTTGGGGTGGGGATTGACTGGGACGCAGAGATTGTTGCCCAGGCGCAGAGGCAGTTTCCCCATCTTCACTTTCGGGTGCAGGATGCCCACACGCTGGACAAGCAGGATCCCATCTTAGCGGAGCCTTTTGACGTTATTTTGCTCGTCAACACCTTGGGCTACCTGGCAGACGTTCAGCAGGTTTTTGAGCGGCTGCGCCGTTTTTGTACCCCGCGCACTCGCCTGATCCTCTCGTACCACAACCCCCTCTGGGAGCCGCTGCTAAGCCTGGCGACCGTCCTCAAGCAGCGCATGCCCCTGCCGGCAGCCAACTGGCTCTCGGCAGGCGATGTGGCCAATTTGCTGCACCTAGCAGGGTACGAGGTCATTCAGCAGGGCAAGCGGCTGTTGTTGCCGCGGCGGATCCCACTGCTTTCGACGCTGATTAACCGCTTCATTGCCCCCTTGCCCGGGATCAACGCCCTTTGTCTAACGGAATACACGATCGCCCGCCCCCAGCCCGATCCCGCCTGGGATCCCCCCCTTGAGGAGCAACCTTCTTGCACAGTGGTGATCCCAGCCCGCAACGAGGCGGGCAACATCCGCCGCTGTGTGCAGCAGTTGCCAGAGATGGGATCCCGCACCGAGATCATTTTTGTAGAGGGGCATTCCAGCGACGACACCTGGGCTGAGATCCAGCGGGTTCAGGACGAATACCAGGGGATCCGCACCATCCAGGCTCTCCGGCAAGAGGGCAAAGGCAAGGGAGATGCGGTGCGCAAGGGGTTTGCCGCGGCCAGCGGCGATGTGCTGATCATTCTCGACGCCGACTTGACTGTCCAGGCGGAAGAGCTCCCCAAGTTTTTCCGCGCGGTGGCCTCCGGGCGGTGCGACTTTGCCAACGGCTGCCGCCTCGTCTATCCCCTGAAACCAGAAGCGATGCCGCGCCTCAACCAGTGGGCCAATCGTTTTTTTGCCGCTCTCCTCTCCCACATTCTCGGCATCCGCATCAAAGATTCCCTCTGCGGCACCAAGGCCCTGTGGCGGGAGGACTATTGGCAGATTGCCAAGCTGCGGCAAGAATGGGGGGATTTTGACCCGTTTGGGGATTTCGACCTGTTGTTGGGGGCGGCCAAGCGCACCCTCAAGATCCTGGACATCCCGGTGCGCTACTTCCCCAGAACCTATGGGCGCTCCAACATCCAACATGTGCGGGACGGGCTGCGGCTGCTGCAGATCTGCGCTTTTGCCCTCAGCCGCTTCAAGGGATCCTGA
- a CDS encoding photosystem II reaction center X protein yields the protein MTPSLANFLWSLLYGAVVLGLLFGAIVFVSQRDRVRRR from the coding sequence ATGACTCCCTCACTGGCTAACTTTCTCTGGAGCTTGCTGTACGGCGCAGTGGTGCTGGGGCTTCTCTTCGGCGCCATCGTCTTCGTCAGCCAAAGAGATAGGGTGCGTCGTCGCTGA
- a CDS encoding universal stress protein: protein MFERLLFPIDNSRETSHALPLVADIAQRYKSQVYLLSVLDSTDLSPEQAEQARQSIHNLLKQAEAGLQQIGIQNVKSEYREGKVPFVICDVADELEISLIVMGSRGISLAEGRKNESVSHRVIDLSPCPVLVVP, encoded by the coding sequence ATGTTCGAAAGACTGCTCTTTCCCATCGACAACTCGCGCGAAACTAGCCACGCCCTGCCCTTGGTGGCGGACATAGCGCAGCGCTACAAGAGCCAGGTCTATCTGCTCTCCGTCCTAGACAGCACGGACCTGAGCCCAGAGCAAGCCGAGCAAGCCCGCCAAAGTATCCACAACTTGCTCAAACAGGCTGAGGCTGGCCTCCAGCAGATTGGCATCCAAAATGTCAAGAGCGAGTATCGCGAGGGGAAGGTTCCTTTTGTCATCTGCGACGTGGCCGACGAGCTGGAGATTAGCCTAATCGTGATGGGATCCCGCGGCATCAGCCTAGCCGAAGGCCGGAAAAACGAATCCGTTAGCCACCGGGTCATCGACCTCTCCCCTTGCCCAGTGCTGGTAGTACCCTGA
- a CDS encoding prolyl oligopeptidase family serine peptidase, producing MLNYPPSHPDPTVVDFYHGQAVPDPYRWLEDLDSEQTRAWIEAQNRLTFDYLQRIPARQRLLERLRQLWNYEKYSQPFKEGNRYFYFKNDGLQNQSVLYTQESLEGEARVLLDPNTLSEDGTVALSGIAISRDGRYLAYGLSRSGSDWQEWKVRDIETGEDLPDHLRWIKFSGASWTLDGQGFFYSRYDEPAPGSEYESANYFQKLYYHRLGTPQSEDLLVYHRPDQKEWGFAGGVTEDGDYLIISVWRGTDPKNLLFYKDLRDPSSPVVELIREFQAEYAFVGNDGSRFWLLTDLQAPRRRLVAIDLDNPGQLQEVIPEAEETLQGVSLIHNQFVAFYLKDAHTQIRTFALDGTYLGEIPLPGLGSASGFGGKRHDTETFYTFTSFTTPPTIYRYDFTSGRSTLFRQPQVDFDPQAYEVQQVFYASQDGTRIPMFLVHRRGLARTGDHPTLLYGYGGFGISLTPSFSVGLVAWLEMGGVYAQPSLRGGGEYGEAWHQAGTKLNKQKVFDDFIAAAEWLMANGYTNPSKLAIAGGSNGGLLVGACLTQRPDLFAAALPAVGVFDMLRFHKFTIGWAWISEYGSPEDPEEFKALYAYSPLHNLKPGTAYPATLITTADHDDRVVPAHSFKFAAALQAAQGGSQPILIRIDTKAGHGAGKPTAKLIEETADRWAFLVQVLGIQAG from the coding sequence ATGCTCAACTACCCGCCCAGCCATCCGGATCCCACTGTTGTCGACTTCTACCATGGGCAAGCGGTGCCGGATCCCTATCGCTGGCTGGAGGATCTGGATTCTGAGCAGACGCGAGCTTGGATCGAGGCGCAAAACCGCCTAACTTTTGACTACTTGCAGCGGATCCCGGCCCGGCAGCGGCTTCTGGAGCGCCTGAGGCAACTGTGGAACTACGAAAAATACAGCCAGCCCTTCAAAGAGGGCAACCGCTACTTCTACTTCAAAAACGACGGCCTGCAAAACCAGAGCGTTCTCTATACCCAAGAAAGCCTGGAGGGAGAGGCGCGGGTTTTGCTAGATCCCAACACCCTCTCGGAAGACGGCACGGTGGCCCTCTCAGGGATTGCCATCAGCCGCGACGGGCGCTACCTGGCCTATGGTCTCTCCCGCTCCGGCTCCGACTGGCAGGAGTGGAAGGTGCGGGATATCGAAACGGGAGAAGACCTGCCGGATCACCTGCGCTGGATTAAATTCTCCGGGGCCAGCTGGACGCTGGACGGGCAGGGATTTTTCTACAGCCGCTACGACGAGCCGGCCCCTGGCAGCGAGTACGAAAGCGCCAACTACTTCCAAAAACTCTACTACCACCGCCTGGGCACCCCCCAGTCGGAAGATCTCTTGGTCTACCACCGCCCTGACCAAAAAGAGTGGGGCTTTGCCGGCGGGGTTACCGAAGATGGAGACTACCTAATCATCTCCGTCTGGCGGGGCACGGATCCCAAAAACCTCCTCTTCTACAAAGACCTGCGGGATCCCAGCTCGCCGGTGGTGGAGCTTATCCGCGAGTTCCAGGCCGAGTACGCCTTTGTCGGCAACGACGGCTCCCGCTTTTGGCTGTTGACGGACCTCCAGGCTCCCCGGCGGCGACTGGTGGCCATTGATCTCGACAACCCAGGTCAGTTGCAAGAGGTGATCCCCGAAGCCGAGGAGACCCTGCAGGGAGTTAGCCTAATCCACAACCAGTTCGTTGCCTTCTACCTCAAAGACGCCCACACCCAGATCCGGACCTTTGCTTTAGACGGCACCTACCTGGGGGAAATCCCCCTGCCGGGGCTGGGATCCGCCAGCGGCTTTGGCGGCAAGCGCCACGACACCGAGACCTTCTACACCTTCACCAGCTTTACCACTCCCCCCACCATCTACCGCTACGACTTCACCAGCGGCCGCAGCACCCTCTTCCGTCAGCCCCAGGTGGATTTCGATCCCCAGGCCTATGAGGTGCAGCAGGTGTTCTACGCCAGCCAAGACGGCACCCGCATCCCCATGTTCCTTGTCCACCGCCGCGGCCTAGCGCGGACAGGGGATCACCCCACCCTGCTGTACGGCTACGGCGGCTTTGGCATCTCTCTGACCCCCAGCTTTTCGGTGGGCCTGGTGGCCTGGCTGGAGATGGGAGGGGTTTACGCCCAGCCCAGTTTGCGCGGCGGCGGCGAATACGGGGAAGCCTGGCACCAAGCGGGCACCAAGCTCAACAAGCAAAAGGTCTTCGACGACTTCATTGCCGCGGCTGAGTGGCTCATGGCCAACGGCTACACCAACCCCTCCAAGTTGGCCATCGCCGGCGGCAGCAACGGCGGCCTCTTGGTGGGGGCCTGCCTGACCCAAAGGCCGGATCTCTTTGCAGCAGCCCTCCCCGCCGTGGGGGTGTTCGACATGCTGCGCTTTCATAAGTTCACCATCGGCTGGGCCTGGATCTCCGAGTACGGATCCCCGGAAGACCCGGAGGAATTCAAGGCCCTCTACGCCTACTCCCCCCTGCACAACCTCAAGCCCGGCACCGCCTACCCCGCCACCCTGATCACCACGGCAGATCACGACGACCGGGTGGTGCCCGCCCACAGCTTCAAGTTTGCCGCCGCCCTGCAGGCGGCCCAGGGGGGATCCCAGCCCATCCTCATTCGCATCGACACCAAAGCCGGCCACGGGGCCGGCAAGCCCACTGCCAAGCTCATCGAAGAGACCGCCGACCGCTGGGCCTTCTTGGTGCAGGTGCTGGGGATCCAAGCGGGCTAG
- a CDS encoding ferredoxin-thioredoxin reductase catalytic domain-containing protein, whose product MENQSRGHNKASQRTFEVMRHFAETYAKRTGTFFCSDPAITTAVIEGLALHKEQLGAPLCPCRFYEDKEAEVKAGYWNCPCVPMRERKECHCMLFLTPDNPFAGTSQTLEEVPLEYQTK is encoded by the coding sequence ATGGAAAATCAAAGTCGTGGTCACAACAAGGCCTCGCAGAGAACCTTCGAGGTGATGCGGCATTTCGCAGAAACCTACGCCAAACGCACCGGCACTTTTTTCTGCTCCGACCCCGCAATTACGACAGCGGTGATTGAGGGTCTAGCTCTGCACAAAGAGCAACTGGGCGCCCCGCTCTGTCCTTGCCGCTTCTACGAAGACAAAGAGGCGGAAGTGAAAGCCGGCTATTGGAACTGCCCCTGCGTGCCAATGCGCGAGCGCAAAGAATGTCACTGTATGCTCTTCTTAACCCCAGACAACCCCTTTGCCGGCACCAGCCAAACCCTAGAGGAGGTGCCCCTGGAATACCAAACGAAATAA
- a CDS encoding DciA family protein, protein MQLLRQLWPEVVGEAVAAQTYPLNLRRQVLQVATSTPSWAQNLTLQRQLILRKLNSRLHPPLSDIRFSPGAWHEGSSPSAPHPDAELVGKFYPISSATPAQKQPATARRSGSRPSPADAKAAFERWARLVKQRQTQQNLFPCPACGCPAPAAELERWLVCGFCHRQSLRVRS, encoded by the coding sequence ATGCAGCTCCTAAGACAGCTCTGGCCGGAAGTGGTGGGAGAGGCGGTAGCAGCGCAAACCTATCCCCTCAACCTGCGCCGCCAGGTGCTACAGGTGGCCACCTCTACCCCGTCCTGGGCGCAAAACTTAACTCTGCAGCGCCAGCTCATTCTCAGGAAACTCAACAGCCGCCTGCACCCTCCTCTCAGCGACATTCGCTTCAGCCCCGGCGCTTGGCACGAGGGATCCAGCCCGTCCGCTCCCCACCCTGATGCGGAGTTGGTAGGCAAGTTTTACCCCATCTCATCTGCAACCCCAGCCCAAAAGCAGCCTGCAACCGCTCGCCGCTCCGGCTCACGGCCGTCTCCCGCCGATGCTAAAGCCGCTTTCGAACGTTGGGCCCGACTGGTGAAACAGAGACAAACTCAGCAAAACCTGTTCCCTTGCCCTGCCTGTGGCTGCCCCGCCCCTGCCGCCGAACTGGAGCGTTGGTTGGTCTGCGGGTTTTGCCATCGCCAGTCCTTGCGCGTGCGCAGCTAA